The Rhododendron vialii isolate Sample 1 chromosome 1a, ASM3025357v1 region TCGAATGGAATGTGAGGTGGAGAAATGTAGAGACtcgtatattttttaattgtcaATATAATTTATTAATGccgaaatgaggaaaatatgaGTAATGTGGTGATTGTTTGAATTGAGGTTTAAAGTAATAGAATGGAAACTAGAGGGAATAAATGTGTGATTTATTTTTGTGGTGGTATATAtagtgtgtgtatgtatgtaggAGATAGAATATCtccttgtatctctctctctctcgttctgtctctctccctctctctcttactctttcactcaaaactccaccaTATACCTCAAAAACCTCAAGGATCCATCTTGTTTTCACTTCTAGAACGAAACCCTAGGCTCGTATCTTGTTGGGTGAAGCTCAGAGAGAAGATCTCGATTGATTTTAAGGAGTTCGgagctagggctcgttcaaatctCTTGGGTTTAGATATTTGGCTCAAGGTAGGgacttcttctctttctctatgTGTTAATATGTTGATTTGAGTGTAGAAATCGAGTTTGGATTGTCCTCCTTTGTGTCCTTGAAGtttgtcaaaatttgtagaaaatcgcccaaaatcGCGTGGGTATCAATCCCCATGCATGGGTGATCGATCCCCCATTTTCTCTTTGGACCAGTAGCttcagggatcgatccctggtcaTTGAGGGATCAATCCCCCTCCTTTCTAGACAACTTCTTTGCTGTTTTGTGCTATCTCGATCGTATTGaaccccgatcacttctaatcCCTTTTGGACACCTCATAACTTATTTCAAGCATGTTTAAATGACTTCCTTTGATTAATTGATGTTAACCTTGTCCCATTGGTCGTCTGTTCTTAAAGAAAGATTAGTAATTCACTAAATTAAAGCTATGTCCGAATGCATCTTATGTGATTGATTGTATGTGGAAATGATTGTGACGTGTTTATAAAATCTTTGACATATCGTTTGATGATATGTATGAGGATGTGAATAAGGGAAAGTCTTAGCATGCATATTGATTAATAAAGTAAGTGTGTGAGTCGGAAGTTGGGATAtggagtctcgtaacgcaagagGTGGCAATACGGTAATCCAAGTTGTTAAGGTTCACTGTAACGTAAGGGGTGGCAATACAGTAACTCTTGAAGTGTTGTACTGTAACACAAAGGGTGAAAATACAATCAGCGGAGATTTGTGATAAAGCGTCGTGTCGTAATTGTTAGAGGTGCTTGTGTCTTGTGAACTACAGTATATGGCTAATTGAGATAATGTCACACTTTAGGGCTCGATTGGATGGTGTATTGGGTGGGTGTATTACACAATACACCCGGATAAGGATTTTATACACCATTTGGCATCCAATTCTTCCCTTGTATTAATTAATCCCCGTATTCATTAATACACCCAAGAACAGCCATAAATAGCAATAGCTAATCCGGGTGTATATGCctaatttttgaccaaaacacccCTCTTCATCCCCTCCCCaacggctctccctctctctgtctttCTGTCTCTAACTGCTAACAGAGATAgcaacgaagaagaagaacaggccaccatcaccacaaaaacacacacataaaatatgtatgtatatgtgagACTAGAGAGAGACGTACCTAGGTTCCGTGCATatcggagagagagacgatCGGAGAGTGAGGACCAGtggccgccgccgccgctgcttcttttttcttctctctctctctctctcatacggAGTAAACGATAAGAAcgaggggaaaaagaaaaatgatttggtgtATTGGAACACAGGATAATAAAAATGAACGGTTGGATGGAAACAAATAGATGGctagaaaaaattgaaaaagttttttaaactaaataaaattctaagtttttttttaataatgagtacataaaatttatattttaaaaaattgttatattatttaatttattgATATAGTAAATTATTATAACTTAGAATTGTCGAAAAATCATTAAATACATTAACTTTtgcaattatataattaatgttAGGCATAATAAAGTTTGGAACTGCATaagggcaaaagagtcatttgatagttttttacaTCATCTACACTTCcttctaatacatcatccaaaccatctaTTTTTTAATACACCCTCTGTAAATATCACATTAATGTGAGCCctcccttcttaactaataccccttatTATCTTATcaccccttcataaataatacaccccAAACACATacggcatccaatcgggcccttagagtgaaagaaaagaatgttGGCATACTTGTGAGTTAATTGTTTATCCATTCCTTTGAGCTACATTCTCTTGCCTTCATTCCCTTGCACTTGTCATCATTTTTGCATATAGATTTGGTAGAAGATTTCCTATtgggttagtgtagctcaacctattatcattttcaggttcaAACGCCGGACATTAACTTGCATGCATCGTATGCTTGGACATGGAAGACTTTTTGGAAACGTACATTGtgtagttacttaatcatctttataatgactttcttttgataaatatGCATTTCTAACATATTCCTACAGTTTTCTTTTGATTAAAACGTTTGTAACTTCTGAACTTATTCGTACTTGGGCTTAATTTtatttggggccggagtgccaatgATGTAACTtctttaaacttggggactttgGTTTGTAAGTTAATCAGTTGGGAACTTTCTTTTGGGTACTATCTATATAATGTGAtgatcttttattgaaattatttatttatttatgttgaaaatcgagaatGTGACAAGATAGGTACTGAGACCCACGTAATAGTATCCCAAAAGCTACTCATTTACTcctaattctaattttttttactagcGTAGGAGTGGGAAAATTTAAAATACCCCTCAATCTTaactctaaatttcaattcaactctcaaccttttaaaaaaatcaattttactcccaacgttaccttccgttaatcaaaatgcCCATTTCTATTTGAATGACTAACGAATTTCGTTAAAAACTCCGTTAAATAGTgttctgatcgaatttcgacgATCTAAGTCggtcaatgtgtttagaacatTATTTTAAAAGCAGTCgcgaaaaatcagaaaaaaaaaagaccggaaaaaGCTTCAtctaaacagttttttattgacttgtcaaaaaaaaaaaaacagtttttaattgaacagttcaataaaaatttgctcaaatcaagtcattttcggtctttttttttttgttaatttatttcgATTAaacttaaaatcatattttaaacacattgaatgacttgaatcattgaaatttgatcgaaaTAGGGGTGATCAACCAGCAGTATGGAGTAGTTCAACCTTTCCTTTCAGCGCCGAccccagaaaaaagaaaagaacagcCCTTTCTCCTTTTAGCGGGCAATTCACGTTCTCCTCAACCTCAGGTGCAAACGTGACGACCAATCCGATTCCAAAaaccatttctctctctctctctctctctctctctctctttccaaaaaccatttctccctctctctctctctctctctctctcctcctaccTAAAAGCAAGCACTCACAATTTAACAATCAAATCTCACCCTTCTTCATTTGCCGCCCGCCTCAgccccatctctctccctccctctctttacGCAACGAATCTGAGATCTGAAGGTGAACTTCAGTCTCTCAGATCTCTCTAATCTCGCTTCCGACACCAAATCTGAGACCTTTAAAGGTTGCTTCTTAGCTTTCAATCGCTTGGTTATTCATTGGTACAATTCTTTATCCTGTACGGgatttttattttccatttatgTCATTCTATTGATGTAGTCTTTGTCATTCAATTGTTTCTAATGTGATTGTCGTTTTAATTGCTTGGTTGTTTTAGTTGAGTTCTTGAGCTTGCATTGGTCTTGAAGCTCGATAGTCAATACCCTGGCGTTTGGATCTATTAGTTTTTTTCAAGAACGCGTACTTTATTCAAACTTCAGATGTAGTGTAGATCCGTCTATCCTGTGTTGATTTCGTTTTGTTATGCTGCCCAGTTTGAAATGCTGCGATGGGGTTCCTTTATAGGGATCTGTCTCTGTTTAAATCTTTATGGAGATTGGACTTGTAAAAGTAAGCATACATCCCATTTACCttgaaaagaagaagtaattatACATCTTATGCCCGACTTTAGCAACCATTGTAGAGAAAGAGATCTTGATTCTTGTCTTGTTTGGCAGCAGCGGCAGATCCAGAAGTTTAGACCGAGGGGGGGCTgacttaagaaaaatattttcattcagAAATCTACTCATATCGTGTAGCTTTTGTAGTACATCACTATATTGTATATgacattgttttcttttttggtcgaCAGTTGCAATGCTCATGTGTGATTATTTTCgtatatgaaaaaaattggtaaaatttTACGAAGTAGAATAAGTTTAATTTTGACTAGATCAAATCCaatttatttagattttcaGAGATTTGTATAGTCATTATATAAATACTCATTATATTATGTAGAGTATTTGTAAAATTCTAAAATTGGGGGGTGGCcggtagggctgtaaacgagccgaatattagaatgtttagattcgttcattaagttttttagcgaactcgaactcgagctgaactcaatgaaaattatgacgagccaaactcgaaccGAGCTTGTCCAGGTTTGGGTCAAACTCGagtttgttcacgagccttaacgatccaataatatcatatatttTATGCCCTCATACAGGTctaaaattgcaaataaaattttcattatgtacataaatatgttcatatacatataaaatcataaaaacatatacataagtaaatttttagtaaatgtaaacgtttagacttgtacaagttttaaaatttttactatataactatataaaatcTCCATGATACACATATACTCTAGGTTCGCGAActtaatcgagccgaatactgctgcgttcatgttcggctcatttatgaaacgagcctaaaattgaggttcaggttcggttcatttagtagacgaatcgaactcagtagacgaatcgaactcgaacgaacctttaccgagtcgagccttgaacagttcacgaacggctcaattcatttacagccctagtggCCGGGGCCCCTTACACACCTCCGTGTTTGTTTGGCGTTGTGCTTTTTCGACTACTTAGTGTACTTATTTCGAACTTTAGATGTAAACTTATGAACTGGATATGGGTTTTGGTTGTGCAGTGGTCTGTAGATTATgtgtaaattttatttgaaaggcTACTGCTCATCATCCCAGATGTCTGCTTATTACTTTCCTATAAAAAAAGGTAAATCTCCATTGCATATGCAATTTGAAATGAGAATGCTGCGATTAGGGTTTCCTCTGTATGTATCTGCCACTGATTACTTCTTTATGGGGATTGCACTTGTAAAAGTAGCATATATTCCATGCCTGCCATTAGAAACCACAGAATAGTCCTAGTTTCCTATATACCTGACATAATTCTTGATTATTTTGTCCCTTTACCTTGGGGATGAAAATAAAACCCACCGAACATTTCAGGGTTTGGTCGGCCCAAGCATAAGATCTGTCGGTTTCGATTTTTGAGGGAAATAAATTCTTGATTTGCGATTCGGTCTCGGTTGCCTGAAATTACTCCCAAACCCGACCTAAGCGAAGGAAATATTCTAAGATCTATACCCTTTTGCACCGAATGGGATGGCAAATTCTTTAGTGGTGTAGGTTAAATCCTTGCTGTCCATCTTAAACCCTAAATGCTAAACATGATTGGAGACTTTTGCCTtaagcccaaaaaaatttgttgtccCCTTTTCTGTTTTTGAAGTCCAACATACCCCAAAAACCAGACCGACCCAACCTGATTTCACCCCTACTTTACATGCTATTTCCTGTTTGGAAATTGTCAAATCTCTCAAGTGAAGTGTCTCCGAGATGTTATAGAGTTCGCCTACCTTATGTTCGAAAATGGAGGGTTATTTAAAGTTATCAACTTGTCTAGGGTCCTAGGGATATAAGTGTATTTCTCCGTCTTGGATATGTGCACTAGCCTCCATCATATTTAGATCAAGAGTTGCAGCTTTCTAAAAACTTCAGtttacttttaaaagttgaTAGCAGATATGATCTGGCATGCATAGTTAAAATTTATGGTGCTATATGTTCTGGAATAACAAATTCTTGCTTCAATATGTAATAAAAAGCAGCATTTTGCTTGAAGTATCCAACGCTGTGAGTATATCTTACTCATTCCTCTATCTAATTTCACATGTTTATAACGTCAAACTGTGATGCTTTGTCTTTGTTAGATCTCTGCCAATCATGTGGAGGTTCAAACCATTTGGGCACAAAGAGCAAACTGGTCTTGAAGGCCGCACCATTGACATTGGCAATTTGAAAATCCATGTCCGCAATGCCATTGCTGAGGGTGGATTCTCTTGTGTTTACTTGGCTCGGGATGCAATACACGGTTCAAAGCAGTATGCCTTAAAGCACATTATATGTAATGACGAGGAATCTCTGGAAGTTGTGAAGAAAGAAATATCTGTGATGAAATCTCTAAGGGGGCACCCTAATGTTGTCATGCTTTGTGCCCATGCTATCTTTGATATGGGGCGGACAAAGGAGGCACTCCTTGTGATGGAACATTGTGAGAAGTCCCTGGTCAACATGCTGGAGAGTAGGGGAGCTGGATATTTTGAGGAGAAGCAAATCGTTGTGATATTTAGGGATGTCTGTAATGCAGTCTTTGCGATGCATTGCCAGTCCCCTCCCATCGCTCATCGGTAAAGATTACTGATACTTGATCAAAATATATGGTTTTCAGTTTCCTCTATCGATTTGTACAAACTTCTCTTCCATTTGGTAAGCCCAATTTGTCTAACTGATTATCTTCCAAGAATCTGGGCCTGCCGGCTAAAATCCAAGCATTATCTATTTCCTGTGGAAAATGATAAAGGAAATTTGATTCAACGAAGTATTATATGATATACTCAATTCCTCATTTGGTGATAAGTGCTTTTATGCTTACCCTTATATGGGGTTTGCAAGAGTTTTTCTTGCAATGTACTgataaaaaattacttctttGCCTTTCAAATTCTGTGCTTTAGAGACTTGAAGGTTGAGAATGTTTTGCTGGGGCCTGATGGTTTATGGAAATTATGTGATTTTGGAAGTACCTCTACTAATCACAAGAGGTTTGAAAGGCCTGAGGAAATGGGAATAGAAGAAGACAATATCCGGAAGCACACAACACCTGCCTATAGAGCCCCCGAGGTTGAAGTAATTTATGTTTGATTACTAATAGTCATAGCTGGTGTAAATGTTGACTCCTGTCTTGTTTCTTGACTTAGATGTGGGATTTGTTCCTGAAAGAAGTCATAAATGAGAAGGTGGATATTTGGGTAAGTTGTTTATACCTTGTGAATATATGAAGGATTTTGAAACAGTTGACTCTGTTTGTGTCAGTGTTTTTTAAAAGCGAATGAGCAATGCAACGCATTATAACCCTCATGAGGCGAGGTTACGCCTGGAGGCGTTGCGGCATAAACAATTAGAAACCTTGTTTCAATTGTAGATATGTAATATCAttcaagaagaagagaaagagagaataatATCAATGCTGAAATTAATTCAGAAAAGCTCCTCTAAACTTAGAAATAATTTGGATGTTGATATATGTTCATATTTTACTGTCTTTAGCTCTATCTAGCTAAACTATATCTATATGTCACCTAGAGCTAGTACACTAATTTTCACATAAAAACATACTTATATTACATGTCAATGCGCTTTCTAGTTCTAGCGTGCGAGGGAGGAAGGGAGTGAGTGAGGTCATGTTGTTCCAAAGAAGCGTAAGCCTCGCATAAAGTGCGCAAAAAGGCTTGAGGCATTTTTTGGATGCCTCACGTGATGTGAGCCTCAACTTGGCCTTTGAAAACCTTGATTTGCCTCATCGGATTTAGCTTTTGGGATGTTTGATGAGCATCCAAGTTATTCTGTTATTCTGCAGGCCTTAGGTTGTCTTCTCTTTCGCATATGCTACTTCAAGTCTGCATTTGATGGTGAATCAAAGCTACAAATTCTAAACGGGAACTACCGCATTCCAGATTTACCAAAATATAGCTCATCCATTATAAGCCTAATCAATGATATGCTTCAGTCTTCACCAGATGCCAGACCAGACATCACGCAGGCAAGCGCTTTGCTTGATTGGCCATTCATCTCGATGAAATTAGGTTAGTTTAGATTTTTATTACACTGGCAATAATAGGTGCCAAGAGCATCTATTTGCTTACTGATGCTGTTGTCTTCTGTTTGGTGGCAGGTTTGGTTTCGTGTTAATGATTTATTACCAGATGATTTACAGAAATCGTTACCCGATAGACCCCCAGAGATGCACCAACCAGGTACCGACGTGCATGAAGGTAAGGACGTTATCCTTGCTTACATCAGTATTTAGGCGTTGGAACTCAGTAGACTAAATACTCTTCATGAGTTATGTATTATGCTTGACCTTTTTTTCCGCATTACTGCCAAATTTTGATTGAATAATATGCTAATGCTGGGCAGAGTAATGGGGAAGTCCCAAGAACCTGATCGGTGTTGTTTTTGTTATCTGTTTTTTCTGCTCTATGTTTTTCAAGAACCCAAAAAACATGTTTGATGAACAGTAGTCTCGAGGCAATAGTACAATACCTGTTTACAAGCAAATTTCTTCAAAACAACAAGTTCTTTATGCCACCAAAACATTTTCccacttgtcaaaaaaaaaaaaatttgtttgaaaataaatttgattgTGAGAGCGTTGGGTGTTTAGTTTAGAAAAACAGTTTCTAAAAGCGTTCTGCAGGACTGTTTTAATAGCAATCGAACAGGGCCTAGGTCTCCGAAGTTGTATTAAGGGATGGGAATATTTATTCGGAAAGTTCTTTTTCCAGTTTAAATATTCTGATAGTTATGGTTGTTCATCAGGGACTCCAAAACCTGTGACTAAAACTCAACCAACTCCTCGTAGGAgtccaccacccccaccacaatCAGAACCTACAAGGAGTGCATCACCCACAccagttaacaattccaaggacaGTGGAGGGGCTCTTGGTGCTTTCTGGTCCACTCAGCATGCTAAGGACTCACTTATTGCGGAGGACCAAAAAGGGCCCAAATTTGATGACGACGCATCAAGACTTGATCAGGGTCATCCAGAGAGGCAGGTTTTTGGCCATAATCCTAGCCCGCCAAAAAATGTGCACGTAAAATCTGTCAGCCGAACTGAGGAAGGAGGCCCTtccaaggactttgaaataaaatttttcaaggaGGATTCAGGTCATATCAGCGGAAGGAAAAAAACGGCAAACCCTGATAGCAAATCTGCTTTCCCAAATGAGGCGTTCAACACTTTTGTTGCTGAATTTGACAACAATAAAGTGAGCCCAGGAATCGAGAGTAAGAAATCATGCCATGAAGAAGAGTTGGCAGCTGAGGTAAAGAGGCTTAAAGAAGAGTTGAAGCAAGCTAATATGGAAAAGGCTGAAATAACCTCCAAATATGAAAAGCTTTCTGCCATTTGCCGAACTCAGAGACAGGAGATACAAGAGCTCAAGCAAGATCTTGCTGCTAGAACCCAATCACCAAATAGAGAAGCTTCAAAAGACCAAACATCTCCTTCATTTCAACCTAAAGTCACCCCAACGGTATTTATTCCTGCTGTACTAAATACTTGCCTACCTATATGTAGCGTTTGGTTCACTGGAATGAAGCTGAAATGGAATGGTATGCTCTTCTGATGTTTTGGTGCGCTTTAAAATTTGACAGAATTAGAGGTCAGTTTGGGTGAATGGCCATCCACTTGGAGGCCTAGGATTGATCATTCCATTCCTTCTCACAATCGTGCCGGCATACCAAACTCTACCTGTCTATTTAATATAGCATGAATAATATGCGGTTGTTTTTCATTCTGATCTCAGCAAAGCGAGAAACTTGAAGGAACTGTTTGGGAACTTCAACAAGGATTATTTGGCAATACTAGCTCAAGTCCAGAATCTAAGCAATGGCAGGCTTTCGCTGATAATCCCAAGCCGCAACCAATGTCTATGAATGATACTCCTAAATCTGTTAGGACAAGGAATGGTAACCAGAACAAACCAGCTACTCCATCACATTCAGGCAGCGACAAATGGGGTTTTGGAACAGATAACTTCACAGCAGTTCCTACCTCCTCTCCTATTTCCAGACCTGGTAATGAGTTTAGTTCTCAGCGCTTTGGCGAGCCAAAGAACATAGAGAACAAGTCGGCTTCTCAACCTGCTGGATGGGCTGGTTTCTGATGTATGCTATCTGTGGGAATTGGAGGTATTTTGTTATGATTGTTACCACGATTATGTTATCGTCTATTTTTTTTCGGAATTGGAGGTATTTTGTTATGATTGTTACCATGATTATGTTATCGTCTATTTGTTTTCGCCTACATGCTTGAAAATAAGGAATGTATAGCTTTATGGTCTTTCCTTCTGCACAGAAAAATAGGAGATTTTAAGTTGCACCTGAAATGGCCAGTGTAAAGCCATTTGCCAGGAAATGATTATTATCCTCGTTATATTTTGTTCTgactttctttttattcttgcAGTTGTGTTATTCAATCTTTACGGGCCTGTGAACATATCAAGAGCATTTTTATGCGGAGAACTAGTTGGTACATGGATTGACTTGATGGGAAGAGTTTGCTAATACTTGTAGATCATCATCTTTCTGATTACAGTAACATTTGAGCCTGCCATCATGTGCTAAAATTACCTTTGGTGGTTCTTTCTATAATAAACTCATAGTGACTTCATATTTTCTTTATATTCTACACTTCTGCAtcaatatattatttttgtgtTCATGTCTCTGGAactcatttgtttttgtttttttttaaacccctTTTCCTGTGTATAACCACGTCGAGCACTGTTTTACAAAATCTTCACTTTAGTCGACGCCATTATAACGAATGCCACTaagaagaaaatgggaaatACTGTACAAGTATATCTGCCTGGTAAAATAGGATTAATAATCCAAAGAGCAACAATGATAGGAAGGTAGAAGAGCGAAGATAAGTTTTACTTTTCGTTATTGTTATTTGGTGTATCTTTCTGTAGAACTTGGGGTGGGTGCTGAGCAGCTCCGTGCTGCGTAGCCGCCGGCGcggccttgccggcatcggtccgacaatcggagacgttcactgcgtagagctcgtcgaatgTTACGAGTGTgccaaaaatcaactcgattaaatatcgttaagtgcttcatcagaacaca contains the following coding sequences:
- the LOC131318085 gene encoding uncharacterized protein LOC131318085 isoform X1 gives rise to the protein MWRFKPFGHKEQTGLEGRTIDIGNLKIHVRNAIAEGGFSCVYLARDAIHGSKQYALKHIICNDEESLEVVKKEISVMKSLRGHPNVVMLCAHAIFDMGRTKEALLVMEHCEKSLVNMLESRGAGYFEEKQIVVIFRDVCNAVFAMHCQSPPIAHRDLKVENVLLGPDGLWKLCDFGSTSTNHKRFERPEEMGIEEDNIRKHTTPAYRAPEMWDLFLKEVINEKVDIWALGCLLFRICYFKSAFDGESKLQILNGNYRIPDLPKYSSSIISLINDMLQSSPDARPDITQVWFRVNDLLPDDLQKSLPDRPPEMHQPGTDVHEGTPKPVTKTQPTPRRSPPPPPQSEPTRSASPTPVNNSKDSGGALGAFWSTQHAKDSLIAEDQKGPKFDDDASRLDQGHPERQVFGHNPSPPKNVHVKSVSRTEEGGPSKDFEIKFFKEDSGHISGRKKTANPDSKSAFPNEAFNTFVAEFDNNKVSPGIESKKSCHEEELAAEVKRLKEELKQANMEKAEITSKYEKLSAICRTQRQEIQELKQDLAARTQSPNREASKDQTSPSFQPKVTPTQSEKLEGTVWELQQGLFGNTSSSPESKQWQAFADNPKPQPMSMNDTPKSVRTRNGNQNKPATPSHSGSDKWGFGTDNFTAVPTSSPISRPGNEFSSQRFGEPKNIENKSASQPAGWAGF
- the LOC131318085 gene encoding uncharacterized protein LOC131318085 isoform X2 — protein: MWRFKPFGHKEQTGLEGRTIDIGNLKIHVRNAIAEGGFSCVYLARDAIHGSKQYALKHIICNDEESLEVVKKEISVMKSLRGHPNVVMLCAHAIFDMGRTKEALLVMEHCEKSLVNMLESRGAGYFEEKQIVVIFRDVCNAVFAMHCQSPPIAHRDLKVENVLLGPDGLWKLCDFGSTSTNHKRFERPEEMGIEEDNIRKHTTPAYRAPEMWDLFLKEVINEKVDIWALGCLLFRICYFKSAFDGESKLQILNGNYRIPDLPKYSSSIISLINDMLQSSPDARPDITQVWFRVNDLLPDDLQKSLPDRPPEMHQPGTPKPVTKTQPTPRRSPPPPPQSEPTRSASPTPVNNSKDSGGALGAFWSTQHAKDSLIAEDQKGPKFDDDASRLDQGHPERQVFGHNPSPPKNVHVKSVSRTEEGGPSKDFEIKFFKEDSGHISGRKKTANPDSKSAFPNEAFNTFVAEFDNNKVSPGIESKKSCHEEELAAEVKRLKEELKQANMEKAEITSKYEKLSAICRTQRQEIQELKQDLAARTQSPNREASKDQTSPSFQPKVTPTQSEKLEGTVWELQQGLFGNTSSSPESKQWQAFADNPKPQPMSMNDTPKSVRTRNGNQNKPATPSHSGSDKWGFGTDNFTAVPTSSPISRPGNEFSSQRFGEPKNIENKSASQPAGWAGF